CACCGCGTAGGCGATCACCGCGAGGTCGTCGCGGAACTCGCGCTCGAACTGCGCCACGTCGCCCACGTAGTCCACGCCCTTGTTGAACCGCCCGGTGAACTTCGGCGCGATGGTTTGGACGGGCACGCCCTCGTCGGCGAGTGCGGCGAGAATGAGGAGCAGCTCCTGGGGCGACTGCGGCGTCTCGGTCTCGTCCATCGACACTTCGGTGATGAAGTTGTCGGAGCCCTTGGCCCACGCGATCTTGTGGTAGATCGCGCTAGCGTCCTTGACGGCCTTGAGGTACTTCCCGACGACGCGCTCGATGTCCGCGGGGGTCGTCGTGAACGGTTCGGCCGTGCCCGGGATCGAGAGCGTACCGAGCAACTCCGGGTGCCGGGTCGTAAAGATCTTGACCGCGTTCGCGTTCGTCGGCTGGCCGATGGAGTCGGCCACGTCGATCGTGTAGAAGTCGCACGACGGGAGGAAGCGCTCGACCGTATCGAGTCTGATGTGGTCGGCGTCAACGTGGTAGGGCTTGGCCCACTTCAGTTCGCGCACCGCGGCGTCGGCGGCGCCCCGCACGCTCGCGGGTTCGGACCCGATGATGGTGTGCTCGCGGTTCGACTTGTTCCACACCGGGATGACTTCGACACCGCTCTTCGCCGCGAGGACGCACGCCTGGAGCTGCGCCTTGGCCTGGTGCGCGAACCGGTCACCGACCCCGATCGAATACTTGCCGAGTGTGAGCATGGGGCCGGAACCTTTGTTGTGTTGTGGGGAGTTGTTGTATCGGAGCGGAGCGCAGATTGCGACGTTGAGTGGCACCGCGCGGGCCGCGTGAAAGGAGAAGAAATGTGCCGCGGATGAGCACCGATAACATGGATTAAAACCAAATCCTATTGGCCGCAAAAAAGCACAAAGGGCACAAAAGAAGACATGAAGAGAGAGAACGAATTTGAACCAGTTCTGCTCGTGGTTTTCTTTTGTGCCCTTTGTGCTTTTTTGTGGCCAATCTGCCTTCTGCTTTGTGTCTGATCCGTGTTTTCTGTGTTCATCCGCGGCGCATTTCTTCTCCTTTCACGCGGCCGCTTTTTCCCCCTCGACCTTGTAGAAGAACTGGATCACCAGCGCGGTGCTGATCGCCCCGAACGTGTGCCAGAGCCAGTGGCTCCCCATCGGGAGCGTCGAGCCGATCTCGCGGTCCACGAGCCGGAAGCACCACGCCATCGCGAAGCTGATGACCCCGGCAACCACCCACCCGCCGTGCCGGAACCGGGTGCGCCACAAGACGAGCGCGATCGGCAACAGGACGAC
The Gemmata palustris DNA segment above includes these coding regions:
- a CDS encoding tagaturonate epimerase family protein, giving the protein MLTLGKYSIGVGDRFAHQAKAQLQACVLAAKSGVEVIPVWNKSNREHTIIGSEPASVRGAADAAVRELKWAKPYHVDADHIRLDTVERFLPSCDFYTIDVADSIGQPTNANAVKIFTTRHPELLGTLSIPGTAEPFTTTPADIERVVGKYLKAVKDASAIYHKIAWAKGSDNFITEVSMDETETPQSPQELLLILAALADEGVPVQTIAPKFTGRFNKGVDYVGDVAQFEREFRDDLAVIAYAVKKFRLPANLKLSVHSGSDKFSLYGPIQRALRDTGAGLHLKTAGTTWLEEVIGLAESGGPGLDLAKVIYAKALTKKSELCAPYATVIDIEASKLPTSDEVYEWNSEQFVSALRHDPANSQFNPSLRQLVHVGFKIAAQMGEQYLQMLKTCEAAVSRNVTSNLFDRHLKPLFIG